One segment of Rhodanobacter thiooxydans DNA contains the following:
- a CDS encoding efflux RND transporter periplasmic adaptor subunit, with translation MASFEKRIYLLVGLALIGVVIAVAVVLRSGESSVTTTSPAPVEQVPFADYVVGTGITETGLGNVSVGTAVAGVVSAIDVRPGDEVEAGAPLFSIDDRDLQARLGVAKANVRLSRAALAKPAHRLDYLSHLRQLDKAALSVEALTNAKDDMEAAASAVDTAAATEQQIEVDIARAVVHAPVAGRVLQVNLRVGEFAPAGEVTKPLVLIGQDQRMYLRVNIDENDAWRVRPRTHARAFVRGNPRLSIPLRFEYIEPYITPKTSLTGLSTERTDVRVLQVIYSFERGTLPVYLGQQMDAFIEVPPAPGQPAGGKR, from the coding sequence ATGGCGTCCTTCGAGAAACGGATCTACCTGCTGGTCGGCCTGGCGCTGATCGGCGTGGTCATCGCCGTGGCGGTGGTATTGCGCTCCGGCGAATCGTCGGTGACGACGACCTCGCCGGCACCGGTCGAGCAGGTGCCGTTCGCCGATTACGTGGTGGGCACCGGCATCACCGAAACCGGGCTGGGTAACGTGTCGGTCGGCACCGCCGTGGCGGGCGTGGTCAGCGCGATCGATGTGCGGCCGGGCGACGAGGTCGAGGCGGGCGCGCCACTCTTCAGCATCGACGACCGCGACCTGCAGGCGCGCCTCGGCGTGGCGAAGGCCAATGTCCGGCTGTCCCGGGCGGCGCTGGCCAAGCCCGCGCACCGGCTGGATTACCTCAGCCACCTGCGGCAGCTCGACAAGGCCGCGCTCAGCGTCGAGGCGCTGACCAACGCGAAGGACGACATGGAGGCGGCCGCCTCCGCGGTGGACACGGCTGCGGCGACCGAGCAGCAGATCGAGGTCGACATCGCCCGCGCGGTGGTGCATGCCCCCGTTGCCGGGCGCGTGCTGCAGGTCAACCTGCGGGTGGGTGAGTTTGCGCCGGCAGGCGAGGTGACCAAGCCACTGGTGCTGATCGGCCAGGACCAGCGCATGTACCTGCGCGTGAACATCGACGAGAACGACGCGTGGCGCGTGCGCCCGCGCACCCATGCGCGCGCGTTCGTGCGCGGCAACCCCCGCCTGTCCATCCCGCTGCGCTTCGAGTACATCGAGCCGTACATCACGCCCAAGACCTCGCTGACCGGGTTGAGCACGGAGCGCACCGACGTGCGCGTGCTGCAGGTGATCTACAGCTTCGAGCGCGGCACGCTGCCGGTGTATCTCGGCCAGCAGATGGACGCCTTCATCGAGGTGCCGCCCGCGCCGGGCCAGCCGGCGGGCGGAAAGCGCTGA
- a CDS encoding ABC transporter ATP-binding protein yields MTGADQQPAVRCRGLTKHYGSGNERVDALRGVDLEVRSGELLMLVGPSGCGKTTLISIITTILDQDGGSCAVLGRDIGRMTEDERTRFRGKSVGFVFQAFNLLPALTALENVSVPLLVSGVAREVAEQRARSVLEEVGLGARADALPRKLSGGQQQRVAIGRALVHDPKLVVCDEPTSNLDAKTGHEMMDILRGVARAPDRALIVVTHDNRTFDYADRMARMEDGRIVEVGEGGRQGGAT; encoded by the coding sequence ATGACAGGCGCAGACCAGCAACCCGCCGTGCGCTGCCGCGGTCTGACCAAGCACTACGGTTCGGGCAACGAGCGCGTGGATGCGCTGCGCGGCGTCGATCTCGAGGTGCGCAGCGGGGAATTGCTGATGCTGGTGGGGCCGTCGGGTTGCGGCAAGACCACGCTGATCTCGATCATCACCACGATCCTCGACCAGGATGGCGGTAGCTGCGCGGTACTGGGCCGCGACATCGGCCGCATGACGGAGGACGAGCGCACGCGTTTTCGCGGCAAGTCCGTCGGTTTCGTCTTCCAGGCCTTCAACCTGCTGCCTGCGCTCACGGCGCTGGAGAACGTGTCGGTGCCGCTGCTGGTGTCCGGCGTGGCGCGGGAGGTGGCTGAGCAGCGTGCCAGGTCCGTGCTTGAGGAAGTCGGGCTGGGGGCGCGCGCCGATGCGCTGCCGCGCAAGCTCAGCGGCGGCCAGCAGCAGCGCGTCGCCATCGGGCGCGCGCTGGTGCACGATCCGAAACTGGTGGTGTGCGACGAGCCGACCAGCAACCTGGATGCGAAGACGGGGCACGAGATGATGGACATCCTGCGCGGCGTGGCCCGTGCGCCCGACCGGGCGCTCATCGTGGTCACGCACGACAACCGCACCTTCGATTACGCCGACCGCATGGCGCGCATGGAGGACGGGCGCATCGTCGAGGTCGGCGAGGGCGGGCGGCAGGGAGGGGCGACGTGA
- a CDS encoding glutamate-5-semialdehyde dehydrogenase, which translates to MSTIRQQALACRDAALVVGALGSDAKRALLRDMAASLQAHADAVLAANAIDMRQATAKGVQGAMLDRLRLDEPRIAGIADALREVAELPDPVGVTTRREMRPNGLSIERVRIPLGVIAMIYEARPNVTADAAALCLMAGNAVILRGGSEAIHSNLAIATALHAALRAHGVPEAAVTVLDDLSREAMVELLQLGDLIDLAIPRGGEGLIRFVTEHARVPVIKHYKGVCHLYVDRAADLDLALGLLIDGKTSRPGVCNALETLLVHRDVAAAFLPRAAQALRERGVELRGDERSRALVPAMHAATDDDYAAEFLDLILAVRVVDDLDAAIAHIRRYGSDHTEVIATADQAAAQRFVQAIRSAVVMVNASSRFSDGGELGLGAEIGISTTRLHAYGPMGAEALTIERFVVRGEGQVRHPQSRAQG; encoded by the coding sequence ATGAGCACCATTCGCCAGCAGGCGCTGGCCTGTCGCGATGCCGCGCTTGTCGTTGGCGCGTTGGGCAGCGATGCCAAGCGCGCACTCCTGCGTGACATGGCTGCAAGCCTGCAGGCACACGCCGATGCCGTACTCGCCGCCAACGCGATCGATATGCGCCAGGCCACGGCGAAAGGCGTGCAGGGCGCGATGCTCGACCGGCTGCGACTGGATGAGCCGCGCATCGCAGGGATCGCCGACGCGCTGCGCGAAGTGGCCGAGTTGCCCGATCCGGTAGGTGTGACGACCCGCCGCGAGATGCGCCCGAATGGCTTGTCGATCGAACGCGTGCGCATCCCGCTCGGCGTGATCGCGATGATCTACGAGGCGCGCCCCAACGTCACCGCCGACGCTGCGGCGCTGTGCCTGATGGCCGGCAATGCGGTGATCCTGCGCGGCGGCTCCGAGGCGATCCATTCCAACCTCGCCATCGCGACCGCGCTGCACGCGGCGCTGCGCGCGCATGGCGTGCCCGAGGCCGCCGTCACCGTGCTCGACGACCTGAGCCGCGAGGCGATGGTCGAACTGCTGCAACTCGGCGACCTCATCGACCTGGCCATCCCGCGCGGCGGCGAAGGCTTGATCCGCTTCGTCACCGAACACGCACGCGTGCCGGTGATCAAGCACTACAAGGGCGTGTGCCACCTGTACGTGGACCGCGCCGCCGACCTCGATCTGGCGCTGGGCCTGCTGATCGACGGAAAGACCTCGCGCCCCGGCGTGTGCAACGCGCTGGAGACCCTGCTGGTGCATCGCGACGTGGCCGCTGCCTTCCTGCCCCGCGCGGCGCAGGCGCTGCGCGAACGCGGCGTCGAGCTGCGCGGCGACGAGCGCAGTCGCGCGCTGGTGCCCGCCATGCACGCGGCGACCGATGACGACTACGCCGCCGAATTTCTCGACCTGATCCTCGCCGTGCGCGTGGTCGATGACCTCGACGCAGCGATCGCCCATATCCGCCGCTACGGCTCCGACCACACCGAAGTCATCGCCACTGCCGACCAAGCCGCCGCGCAACGCTTCGTGCAGGCGATCCGCTCCGCCGTGGTGATGGTCAACGCCTCCTCTCGCTTCAGCGACGGTGGCGAACTCGGCCTCGGCGCCGAGATCGGCATCTCCACCACGCGCCTGCACGCCTATGGGCCGATGGGCGCCGAGGCGCTGACCATCGAGCGCTTCGTGGTGCGCGGGGAGGGGCAGGTGCGGCATCCGCAGAGCCGGGCGCAGGGTTGA